The DNA window TCAAGAATTACAAAATCAGCAAATTTTCCTGTTTCAATACTTCCTTTTTCGTTTTCTTCGAATAATGACATGGCTGCCCATATAGTCATTGCTTTTAATGATTCTTCCCGTGTTAGAGCATTTTCTTTTTGAAAACCATTTTCAGGATATCCCTTAATATCTTTACGTGAAAAAGCTGCATAAAATCCATAAATCGGGTTAATATCTTCAATCGGAAAATCACTTCCATTTGGTATCCAACCGTTTTGTTTCATAAGTTGCTTGTAAGCATATGCTCCTTTTAACCTTTTCTTTCCTAATCTTTCTTCTGCCCAGTACATATCGGAAGTTGCATGAGTTGTCTGTACAGAAGGAATAATATTATATTTACCGAACATTTTAAAATCATCAGGATGTACAACTTGTGAATGTTCTATGCGCCATCTCAGGTCATTTTTACCTTTCAGGTGTTTGCTATATACATTCAAAATAAATCGTATTGCTGAATCACCAATCGCATGAGTATTAACCTGATATCCGTTTTTAATTACCAGATTACAAATTTCATTGTAATAATTTGTGTCATTAAGCATTAAACCTATATTTTCCGTATCATCAGAATAAGGTTCAAACAAAAGAGCCCCTCTTGAACCAAGTGCCCCATCAACATACATTTTAACCGACCTGACATTGAGATAATTTGTTTTGTAAATTCCCTTATATAAAAACCTGTTGAAATTTTCTTCATTTGTTTCAAGCATTGCATAAATGCGTATTTTTAGTTCTCCCGATTTTTGAAGTGAATCATAAAGTTCAATTATTTCTTTGGGTAAACCGGCACACGCTACTGTTGTTAAACCAACAGAAAAACAATTATTTGCAGCTGATTTTAATGCAGTTATTTTTTCAGAAAGTTCAGGTTCAGGAATAATATCTTTTACAATATCAATAGCATTATCAATTAAAATTCCTGTTAATTTTTGATTTTTTATTTCAAAAAAACCGCCATTAATTTTACTTTCTTTTGTAATACCAGCAATGTTTAATGCTTTACTATTTACAAGTACAGCATGACCGTCAATTCTTGTAAGAAATACAGGTTTGTCAGGAAAAATATTGTCAAGTTTTTCTTTATTGGGAAATTCCTTTTTTTTCCAGTCGTTTTGGTCCCAGCCTCTACCTATTATCCATTCTGACGGGAATTTTTCATTATGCTCTTTGAGTTTTTCCAGAACTTCATCAAAAGATTTTGTGCCGGTAAGATTGCCTCGTTTTAAACCCAAACCATAGCTATAAAAATGACAATGTGCATCAATAAATCCCGGATAAACAAATTTCCCTTTTAAATCAATTTTATTATCAGATTCATATTTTGATAATATATTTTTATTTGAGCCAACTGCTACAATTTTTCCGTTTTTTATTACGAAACTTTCATAAACACCAAAATCTTTGTCAACGGAATAAACCCTACCATTATAAAAAAGATAATCAACTTTTTCCATGCTATTTGTAAAAGAAAAAAACAATATTGCAATTACACTTAAAATTAAGATATTTTTCATCAGTTAAAAATTTTATATTTATACAAAAATGGTAAAATATTTTATAACTTATCTTGTTTTATTAAAAATTGACACTTCGGTATTTTTTATGGATATGAATTTTTTGTATATATTGTTTATTCATAGGATGAAAGGCTAAGGCTAAGGTATTTAATTTAAAGAAGTTATATTAATTATTATTCGTTATATTTTTTTAATGTAGAATATTGAATATTAAATAAATAATGATGAAGTATGAGTTGCTAATATACTGATTTGCTTCTACATTCATTATTCAATATAATAAATGGATGTTTCACACCTTAGCCTTAGCCTCAGCCTCAGCCTTTTATAACATTACACATTAATTTAACCGAAGAACCTAAATTAATAAAATGTCTGATTATATAAAAAATCTTATTAAACAGGGAGAGCATCAACAATTAGATTTTAAATTTGAAATTAGTGATTCTAAAAAGATTGCAAGGTCGCTGGTTGCATTTTCAAATACTGATGGCGGGAAATTATTAATTGGTGTTAAAGATAATGGTGTAATTGCAGGTGTAAGATCAGAAGAAGAATTTTATATGGTTGAAGCTGCTGCACAACTGTATAGTAAACCTGCAATTAATTTTACATCAAACAAATGGGAAATTGAAGGCAGGGAAGTCCTTGAAATTAATATACAAAAAAGCAATAAAATGCCTTATTATGCACTTGATAATGATGGCAAATGGTTGGTTTATATCAGGGTAAAAGACCAAAATCTTTTAGCTAATAAAATTTTATTAAAAGTATGGGAACGAAAAAAAAGGAAAAAACCGGTATATATAAAATACAGAGATAAAGAAAAATTATTACTTGATTATCTTAATAAAAATAAAACAATTACTTTATCAAAGTTTTGTAAAACAGCAAAATTATCAAGAAAAAAAGCTGAAAATATTTTAGTGAACCTGATTATTCTTAATATAATTGAAATTGTTTTTACTGAAAATTTAACGTATTATCAGTTACAAAATATTAATCCGAAAAGTTTATAATTCAGCTTTAGACTTGTTGAATATTTGTTTACTCTAAAGATTCAATTGATCCTAAGCCTGAAACATTACTATTTACTTGCGGATTTCCATAATATTTAACTTTTCCTATTCCACTGACCTTTACATCAAGATTATCAGTAGCATTAACAGTACAATTACCAACTCCTGAAGATTTAACAGTAACATTTTTTGTAATCAGGTCATTTGCAACTACTTTCCCTGCTCCACTAATTTCAATATTATTCGTAATAGCTTCTCCAGCAAGATCAACCTTTCCGACACCACTTAGTTTTGTAATAATATCTCCTGATTTTAACTGAAGGATAATACTTCCTACCCCACTGTTTTTTATTTCGATATCGTCAGTTTCTAATATTCCTTCACTTTCAATTTTACCAACACCACTAAGTTTAAAACCTTTAATTTGTTCCATTACAATGAATACATCAATTTTTGGCTCTGAAATAAATTCTCCAAAACCTTTTTTCAAACGTATTGATAATTCATTTCCATTGACCTCAGTAATAATTTTTGGCAATAATTCAGAATCAGCAACAACTTGTACAGATTGTTTTTCCCCCATCTTTACATATACATTACCTATGCCTTTTAAATTAACACTTTCGAATTTTGCTAAATCTCTTCTTTCTGTAACTTCTTGTGCTTTAACAATATTTTGACATAATATCAAAAATGCTAAGGATAATAATATCCTGATAATTTTATTTTTTCTCATTTTTTTTATAGTTTATTTATT is part of the Bacteroidales bacterium genome and encodes:
- a CDS encoding amidohydrolase, which codes for MKNILILSVIAILFFSFTNSMEKVDYLFYNGRVYSVDKDFGVYESFVIKNGKIVAVGSNKNILSKYESDNKIDLKGKFVYPGFIDAHCHFYSYGLGLKRGNLTGTKSFDEVLEKLKEHNEKFPSEWIIGRGWDQNDWKKKEFPNKEKLDNIFPDKPVFLTRIDGHAVLVNSKALNIAGITKESKINGGFFEIKNQKLTGILIDNAIDIVKDIIPEPELSEKITALKSAANNCFSVGLTTVACAGLPKEIIELYDSLQKSGELKIRIYAMLETNEENFNRFLYKGIYKTNYLNVRSVKMYVDGALGSRGALLFEPYSDDTENIGLMLNDTNYYNEICNLVIKNGYQVNTHAIGDSAIRFILNVYSKHLKGKNDLRWRIEHSQVVHPDDFKMFGKYNIIPSVQTTHATSDMYWAEERLGKKRLKGAYAYKQLMKQNGWIPNGSDFPIEDINPIYGFYAAFSRKDIKGYPENGFQKENALTREESLKAMTIWAAMSLFEENEKGSIETGKFADFVILDKDIMEIKESEVPFVKVLKTFIGGEEVFSVNE
- a CDS encoding ATP-binding protein; protein product: MNKMSDYIKNLIKQGEHQQLDFKFEISDSKKIARSLVAFSNTDGGKLLIGVKDNGVIAGVRSEEEFYMVEAAAQLYSKPAINFTSNKWEIEGREVLEINIQKSNKMPYYALDNDGKWLVYIRVKDQNLLANKILLKVWERKKRKKPVYIKYRDKEKLLLDYLNKNKTITLSKFCKTAKLSRKKAENILVNLIILNIIEIVFTENLTYYQLQNINPKSL
- a CDS encoding DUF2807 domain-containing protein, with product MRKNKIIRILLSLAFLILCQNIVKAQEVTERRDLAKFESVNLKGIGNVYVKMGEKQSVQVVADSELLPKIITEVNGNELSIRLKKGFGEFISEPKIDVFIVMEQIKGFKLSGVGKIESEGILETDDIEIKNSGVGSIILQLKSGDIITKLSGVGKVDLAGEAITNNIEISGAGKVVANDLITKNVTVKSSGVGNCTVNATDNLDVKVSGIGKVKYYGNPQVNSNVSGLGSIESLE